In Nicotiana tabacum cultivar K326 chromosome 19, ASM71507v2, whole genome shotgun sequence, one DNA window encodes the following:
- the LOC142173455 gene encoding uncharacterized protein LOC142173455 — protein sequence MRNHENRPTGSTPLPKLDEVYSHYAKRGKGHGPIRGRGQGRNFPSVNHFPKKNNFQKCKGKDEKTNAKGSETECYRCGGKGHWKNICRISKHLVELYQASLKNKDAEANFVYDNEFDITHLDVADFFEHPDGKINHLM from the coding sequence ATGAGAAATCACGAAAATCGACCCactgggtctacaccattgcctAAATTGGATGAGGTGTATTCTCATTATGCTAAGCGTGGAAAAGGTCATGGCCCTATTCGTGGCCGTGGCCAAGGAAGAAATTTTCCTAGTGTTAATCATTtcccaaagaaaaataacttccAAAAGTGTAAAGGGAAAGATGAGAAGACGAACGCAAAGGGTTCAGAAACTGAATGCTATCGTTGCGGTGGAAAAGGGCATTGGAAAAATATTTGTCGCATATCAAAacatttggttgagctttatcaagcatctctaaagaaTAAAGACGCTGAAGCTAATTTTGTCTATGacaatgaatttgacatcacCCATTTGGATGTGGCAGATTTCTTTGagcaccctgatggaaaaataaACCACTTGATGTGA